The following proteins come from a genomic window of Leishmania major strain Friedlin complete genome, chromosome 17:
- a CDS encoding putative P-type ATPase → MAQRRAWFSANELPEAEETSFMDMIWESLEDRMVQILIVSAVVSLVLGLTVPDQDTGLVDYAHGWIEGTAILLSVTIVTLVSSINNYQKEQKFKELSKATPPVKVQVVRSGTTLDITDKELLSGDLLNVAAGDVLTVDGLVLRSTSLKVDESAATGENDDVAKSAHGDFVLRSGSNVTEGEGTILVMGVGVHSFAGHIAMHVREAKEETPLQHKLEELANLIGYMGMVAAGLMFVLLSGKELLDTVVYRKHPFGYKKYLDNLMTAVTIVVVAVPEGLPLSVTIALAYSMKQMFKENNLVRHLAACETMGGATTICTDKTGTITQNNMSVTDGVTAYGVAYVVPRRPSTFAGEDEKGSSGTLAPLSPLLQASTSMNVSEALGGAQAAGVRRLLMECIVMNTKATWVRVESLDAKQATVRLTGSKTEQALLNFVDALGEDPMQLRSERLSRLNEEAMRTPSSPFSLVPWPTGLEGTSSNVVAAAATFTKDLRIYPFTSARKRMATALVLRPEKLVRYYVKGASELILAACTHTYDAQGERVGLSHEVRMRLEEAIMAMARRQLRTLAIAYTDYSLSADCSATPQGSSDSDEGGAAPSSPFLEDDTQLTGLTLVGIVGIRDPVRLEVPGAVAQCRRAGVVVRMITGDNKATAVSIAKEVGIYGKVWSGPAEGEQGLALEGPQFRELAKSARKLNAILPRLQVISRASPMDKHILVSALMTRGEVVAVTGDGTNDAPALKGANVGFSMNSGTEVAKLASDVVILDDNFSTIVTAMKWGRNVHDNICKFLQFQMTVNVAAVVVSFTGALLDRNGDSPLKPVQLLWVNLIMDTLAALALATETPSDEVLLRPPKPKAAPLITRRMWLNIAGQSLYQILIQQYLLLGGANTLGLAVRDSEELHTLIFNVFVLMQLSNEFNARILDNSVGFWHNLGNAPMFITVVGTMFLIQIVSVQYGGTLMQCVPLPLASWVTSLALGVVPLLLGFVLRRIGVVEREIPPPPPVVDTEEEAALQLALKQHVCPTLQDTARKVRMQLRVLRAFRTNAQEQKASRTQSS, encoded by the coding sequence atggcgcagcgtcgcgcgtGGTTCTCCGCTAATGAACTGccagaggcggaggagacgtCGTTCATGGACATGATCTGGGAGTCGCTCGAGGACCGCATGGTTCAGATCCTAATCGTCAGTGCTGTGGTCTCGCTCGTGCTGGGGCTAACAGTGCCGGATCAGGACACGGGGCTTGTGGACTATGCCCATGGCTGGATCGAGGGCACCGCCATCCTGCTCTCCGTCACCATCGTTACTCTCGTCAGCAGCATCAACAACTACCAAAAGGAGCAGAAGTTCAAGGAGCTGAGCAAGGCCACACCGCCGGTGAAGGTGCAGGTGGTCCGCTCCGGCACCACACTGGACATCACGGACAAGGAGCTACTCTCCGGCGACCTGCTCAATGTCGCTGCGGGTGACGTGCTGACAGTAGACGGCCTCGtcctgcggagcacctcGCTGAAGGTGGACGAGTCTGCTGCGACCGGCGAGAACGACGACGTGGCTAAGTCGGCGCACGGCGACTTTGTGCTCCGCTCAGGCTCGAACGTtacggagggagagggcacGATCCTCGTTATGGGGGTTGGCGTGCACTCGTTTGCGGGACACATCGCAATGCATGTGcgggaggcgaaggaggagacaccgctgcagcacaagcTGGAAGAGCTTGCGAACCTCATCGGCTACATGGGCATGGTCGCCGCCGGGCTCATGTTTGTGCTGCTCAGTGGCAAAGAGCTTCTGGACACGGTTGTCTACCGCAAGCACCCGTTCGGCTACAAGAAGTACCTCGACAACTTGATGACGGCGGTGACAATCGTggtcgtggcggtgccggaggGGCTGCCGCTCTCCGTCACCATTGCACTCGCCTACAGCATGAAGCAGATGTTTAAGGAGAACAACCTTGTCCGGCACCTGGCGGCCTGTGAGACCATGGGTGGCGCAACCACAATCTGCACCGACAAGACCGGCACCATAACCCAGAACAACATGTCCGTGACTGACGGCGTGACGGCGTACGGTGTTGCGTATGTGGTGCCCCGCAGGCCGTCCACCTTTGCCGGAGAGGATGAGAAGGGGAGCAGCGGGACACTGGCCCCACtttcaccgctgctgcaggcgtccACGTCCATGAACGTGTCTGAGGCtctcggcggcgcgcaggccGCTGGTGTGCGCCGGCTTCTCATGGAGTGCATCGTCATGAACACCAAGGCTACCTGGGTCCGGGTGGAGTCGCTCGACGCTAAGCAGGCGACGGTGAGGCTCACTGGCAGCAAAACagagcaggcgctgctgaacTTTGTGGATGCGCTGGGCGAAGACCcgatgcagctgcgcagcgagcggcTGTCGAGGCTCAATGAGGAGGCAATGCGTACACCGTCGTCTCCGTTCTCGCTGGTGCCGTGGCCTACGGGGCTGGAGGGGACGAGCAGCAACGTCGtagccgccgcagcgacttTCACTAAGGATCTCCGTATCTACCCCTTCACCTCGGCGCGCAAGcggatggcgacggcgctggtgctTCGACCGGAGAAGCTGGTACGATACTACGTAAAGGGGGCGAGCGAGCTGATCCTGgccgcgtgcacacacacgtacgaTGCGCAGGGCGAGCGCGTTGGTCTCTCCCACGAAGTGCGCATgcggctggaggaggcgatcaTGGCCATGGCGCGCCGCCAGCTACGCACGCTCGCCATCGCCTACACAGACTATTCGCTGTCGGccgactgcagcgccacaccGCAGGGCtccagcgacagcgatgagggcggcgccgcgccgtcgtcgccttTTCTGGAGGACGATACACAGTTGACGGGGCTGACGTTGGTGGGCATCGTAGGAATTCGCGATCCGGTGCGCCTCGAGGTGCCTGGGGCTGTGGCGCAGTGCCGTCGGGCCGGCGTGGTTGTGCGCATGATCACTGGCGACAACAAAGCCACAGCTGTGAGCATTGCCAAGGAGGTGGGCATCTACGGCAAGGTCTGGTCCGGGCCTGCGGAAGGGGAGCAAGGGCTGGCGCTGGAGGGGCCGCAGTTCCGCGAGCTGGCAAAGAGCGCGCGAAAGCTGAATGCCATTCTGCCCCGTCTGCAGGTCATCTCCCGCGCATCCCCGATGGACAAACACATCCTCGTCTCAGCCTTGATGACGcgcggcgaggtggtggcggtcaCCGGCGATGGCACCAACgacgcgccggcgctgaAAGGTGCCAACGTTGGGTTCTCCATGAACTCCGGCACGGAGGTTGCAAAGCTCGCTTCCGACGTCGTCATCCTGGACGACAACTTCAGCACCATCGTGACCGCGATGAAGTGGGGTCGCAACGTGCACGACAACATCTGCAAGTTTCTTCAGTTCCAAATGACCGTGAAcgtggccgccgtcgtggtgTCGTTTactggcgcgctgctggaccGCAACGGCGATTCCCCGCTGAAGCCGGTGCAGCTCCTGTGGGTGAATCTAATCATGGACACGCTGGCCGCCTTGGCGTTGGCGACGGAGACGCCGTCGGACGAGGTGCTCCTGCGGCCGCCGAAGCCGAAGGCGGCCCCGCTCATCACCCGCCGTATGTGGCTGAATATTGCCGGCCAGTCCCTCTACCAGATTCTCATCCAGCAGTACCTGCTCTTGGGCGGCGCCAACACTTTGGGGCTCGCTGTGCGAGACTCGGAGGAGTTGCACACTCTCATCTTCAACGTCTTTGTTCTGATGCAGCTGAGCAACGAGTTCAACGCCCGCATCCTCGACAACTCCGTGGGCTTCTGGCACAACCTGGGCAATGCTCCGATGTTCATCACTGTTGTCGGGACAATGTTTCTCATTCAAATCGTCAGCGTGCAGTACGGCGGCACCCTCATGCAGTGCGTGCCTCTTCCGCTAGCCTCGTGGGTGACGtccctcgccctcggcgttgtgccgcttctcctcggCTTTGTGCTGCGCAGGATCGGCGTTGTCGAGAGGGAGattccgccgccgccgccagtggtggacacggaggaggaggcggcactgcagctggCGTTGAAGCAGCACGTCTGCCCCACGCTTCAGGACACCGCGAGGAAAGTGCGGATGCAACTGCGGGTGCTGAGGGCCTTTCGTACGAATGCTCAGGAACAGAAGGCATCACGGACTCAAAGCAGCTAA